The following is a genomic window from Chitinophagales bacterium.
TCCGGCTTAGGTATTTGCAGATTTTTTTAGTTTTATAACCAATCAAAGGCAAGCTTTTTTTATAAATTTGCTAACTTTCAATTTTATACAATATGTGGGTAGAAGAAAATAATTTTTTAAAACGGACCTTTGAGTTTGCTGATTTCAAACAAGCATTTGGTTTTATGACGCGTGTGGCTTTTTTAGCTGAGGAGATGAATCACCACCCCAATTGGTCTAATGTTTACAATAAAGTAATGATAGAATTAACCACCCACGATGCGGGAAATACTATTACAGAAAAAGATAGAAAATTAGCCGCAGCCATTGATAAAATTTAAATTCGATTTTATGAAAAAGATTTTTGTATTTCTTGCTATTTGTTTATTTCATTTAGGAGCACAGTCTCAGATTTCATACTATTTGTCTAATAAATTCTGGAGACTAAAACATGCCGTTATTAATGGTAGAGAATATCCCTTAGCTGGAAATTCAAATGCACCTACCCTCCAATTTAGTGGTGGAAGTATTCGAGGAAATGGAGGTTGTAATGCCTATCATACTAAGTTTACTATCAATGGTAATTCATTACAAATCGATAAAATCATGTCTACTAGAATGGCATGTAACTCATTAGAACTAGATGAGTCTGAATATTTCAATGCTATGGCACAGTCTCACACACTTGAATATGAAGAAGGCTCTAGCGAATTTCGACTTATCAATACAAGCAATGATATGCTTATATTTTACTCTCAGTTTGAACGAAATCCAAGCAGCTATACCCCGCCACCATCAGCTCGTCGAGAAAGAGTAGTTCACTATGACGATGACGATAGACCGGCATTAAATAAAAAGCAGACGAGAAGAAAAGCCGACCTTGAGAAAAAACAAAAAAGAGGCAAGCTCACCAAAGCGGAGCGTCGAGAATTGATAAAGCTACAATCAAAAGCAAAACTAGGAAAAGTAAAAGGACGAAAGGGCAAATCTATAAAGGGCAAAAAAGGCAGAAAAGGTCGAGGCGAAGCACGTAAATCAAAAAAAGGAAGTAAGAAGACTAAAGCAAAAGCTTCTAAAAAGAAACGAAGAAAATAAATTATGAGTGAGTCTACTACCGAGAGTTTAAATTTTATTGAAGAGATCATCGCAGCAGATTTAAAAGCTGGCAAGTACTCACAAATTATAACTCGTTTTCCACCTGAACCCAATGGTTATCTTCACTTAGGTCATGCAAGCAGTATATGTTTAAATTTCGGTTTGACCAAAACATTTCCAGGATATACCAATCTTCGATTCGATGACACGAACCCGAGTACCGAAGAAACGGAATATGTAGATAGTATAAAAGAGGATATAAAGTGGCTAGGTTTTGAATGGAAACACGAGCTGTATGCTTCAGATTATTTTGATACACTTTATGAGTATGCAGTCAAGCTTATTAGAAACAATTTGGCCTATGTAGATGATAGTACTAGCGAGGAAATAGCCGCTATGAAAGGCACTCCTACTCAGGTAGGAAATGACAGTCCTTATAGAAATAGAACGGTAGAAGAAAATCTGGACTTGTTTCAAAGAATGAAGTCGGGAGAATTTGCTGATGGTAGTCGTACACTTCGCGCCAAGATAGATATGAAGCACTCCAATATGCTCATGCGAGACCCAATCTTATACAGAATAAAAAAAGCGCATCATCATAGAACAGGAGACAAGTGGTGTATATATCCTATGTACGACTTCGCTCACGGACAGAGTGATAGTATAGAAAAAATTACGCATAGTATTTGTACTATGGAATTTATTCCTCATAGGGAATTGTATGATTGGTTGATAGAAAAATTGGAAATCTATCCGAGCCATCAGTATGAGTTTGCTCGCAGAAATGTAAACTACACTATAACCTCCAAAAGAAAACTTCTTCAACTAGTCACCGACAAGCATGTAGAGAGTTGGGATGATCCTCGAATGCCTACCATCAGTGGTATGCGCCGTCGAGGTTATCCGCCAGTAGCTATTCGCAATTTTTGTGAACGTATTGGTATAGGTAAACGAGAGAATTTAGTTGATATCGGTTTGCTGGAATTTTTTGTACGAGAAGAGTTGAATAAATCAGCACAGCGTGTCATGGCGGTTTTAGATCCTATTCAGTTGACGATTTTAAATTATTCTGGCGATCAAATAGAAATGGTTTCTATAGAAAATAATCCAGAAGATGAACATGCAGGGATGCGGGAAGTGCCCTTTTCCAATAAATTATGGATAGAGCGAGAAGATTTTAAAGAAGTCATGGAAAAGAAATGGTTTCGCCTAGCTCCCGGCGCTATGGTGAGACTCAAAGGTGCTTATATCGTTAAGTGCATAGATTATAAAAAAAATGAACAAGGTAATATCACAGAAATTATCTGCGAGTATATCCCAGAATCGAAATCAGGCAATGATACAAGTGGTATCAATGTGAAGGGGACTATTCATTGGGTATCCAAAGCACATGCCGCCACAGCCGAAGTTCGACTCTATGACAGATTGTTTAAAGTAGAAAATCCTGCAGCCGAAGAAGGCGATTTTCTCGATTATTTGAATCCTGATTCTTTACAAATTATTTCGAAAGCATATATAGAGCCATCGCTCGCAAATGCGCACTTAAAGCAGAATTTTCAATTTATACGCAAAGGATATTTTGTAGTAGATAAAAACTCCAATGCAGATAAACTCATCTTTAATCGCACTGTAACGCTTAAAGACAATTGGGCGAAAGTACAAGGGAAGTAATATCTTTTGGAATCCTATAATAGCCCACCCGATAACTATCAGGTCGATACTCTCAATTCTACTAAACATTTTTGACAAAGGCATTTACCACAGAAAACATATTAAATAGTATAAACTATTATAGGTTATAGGTAAAAGACATTTTTACACCACAAAATCCTATTAGTCTTACTTCACTATTTTAACGACTTCTCTTCCTTGTCCATTAGAGATTTCAATAAGATAGACTCCAGACTGCAGCTGGTTTAGCTCGATAAGCTCACGCAGTGTGTTTGCAGTAGGTGTATAGGAATTAGAATACACGAATTTTCCGGAAACATCCATTATTACAAGACTAAGTTTACTCTTATCGATGTTTTTAGCTTCAATAGTGAGTTGTCCATTCTCTGGTATCTGAGTAGGAAACACGGATACTTGGAATTCTTTTCCTTTTGCTCGTTTGGCTAATTTAATCTCTGAATAATCAAACTGTCCATCCATATCCACTTGCTTGATACGATAATAGGTGAATGAATTAAAATCGCTGTGAATAAAGCTATAAGTATTCAAACTAGCTGAATTTCCCGCTGCTGGTATCTTATCACTTGCGACTTGAAAATCTTTTGCATCGTAGCTATATTCAACTTCGAAATAATCCGTATTTTGTTCGCTTGCTGTTTTCCAAATCAGATTATTGCCTGTTTCTAAGGTCTGTACTTCAAAGCCTGCCCAGGTTACTGGAAGACCTACACCGCCGCCGCCACCGCCAGGACCAAAACCGACTCCAGCTCCACCGCCAGAAAAGCTAGTAATGCCTCCGAGTTCTACATAATGCACCCCACCAGCCGTTGTGCCATAAGTTACCGTAGGTTTAACAATAGTAGATGGAAACTTATTTCCTACAATTCCCGAAATGAAACTAGCATTGTAAGGAACTCCTACCGTCTTAAACCACTCAATATATGGTGTTTTTACGGCAAGTGTATTGACATTGGTAATATTTTTTAAACGACTCCATGCGGAATCACGGAAACCTAAGATTAAAGTAGTATCTGACGGAAGGTAAGGGAATCGAACCTTAACGGTACCTGTGAAGCTACCCTTGGCATCCCAGAAGCGTGGCATCAAATACATAGCATGTTCTTGATTCGCACCATTCGAACTCTTGAACGAGTCGATAGTAGTCTGCACATTTATTATGACCGTATCGCCAGTTAATGCCCCAGAAGTAATACCGGAGGTATCAATAGCAAAATAATAATTGACACCATCGCCATAATAAATGAGCGATCCACTGACGCCTCTTCGAGTTTGCTTCACTCCATTCTGTGCGCCAGTCCCTAGAACCAAGTCAGCGCTCGATGTCACTTTTACAAACACTTTTTTCGTGCCCGTACAGCCGCTAGCAGTTCCTGTCACCGTATATTCACCAGAAGTAGTCGCTGAGAAGCTCACTGCATTGGTTATCGACTGAGGACCTGACCAACTATAAGAGGTAGCACCTGTTCCTGAAAGTACAATTGAGCTACCAGAAGATACAGCTATCGTATCGACACCTCCACCAGTAGATGTAAATGCGGGAGTACTGGTGTAAGAAACTATAAATGGGGTTGTAACCTCATCCGCACCTATATCTGGAGTTGAACTTCTAGCATCCCCATCGATATCAACTGCTATTCCTAAGTTCTCTCCATTGTTACAAACACTCGTGACATGAATATTAGAAGAAGAAACATAGAATGGATTTCTATTGATAGAATTCAATCCACCACCAGAAGGATAAGCCGCAGCGAAATTGCTAGCAGTATAATTTACCCCTCCGATATTCACGAGATTTGCAGAAGAAGGATTCCAATAATTGTTACTATTGACACCACTCGCTGCTCCACTAGGAGTTATGAATAATGGAGTCCAGTTAACAGCAGTAGGGATTGTTGTGCTCAAGATATTATTGCGCACATCATTGTTGCTACCATTTTGAATTTGCATACCATAATTCGGTCCAGAGGTTGAATTAATATCATGATTCACGGTATTGTGATACAAATTCCAATTCGAGGCACTATTCAAGAAAATACCAACTGTTGGACTAGTGGAAGCCATTCCATTTATAAAATTATTATAACATTGACCCTGATTACTAGTACCTCCTTGAGTATTGATAAAGTAGATTCCATATATACCAGTTCTCACTATCGTATTTCCATTTACTTCATTAAAATTGGAACCACTAGGATTAGCCGATGTGAAGTAGATAGGCCATGTATTTGTTATTGTAGTCCTTGTGTTTATGGTATTTCTATTGAACTTAACAGTTTGTGGATTCTGGAACCAGCCTCCAGAAAAATAAACATTCGCAAATGTATTATTGGTAAAAAAGTTAGTCAAGGCGCCATTATTCAATGCGGTAAATATCCCATAATAACCAAAATTAATCGTACACGAATCAACCCTATGATTATTCGCAATGGTGGAAGACGTGGTACGTGAGGTCGTGCTGCCATTGATGACTATAGATGAATAATTAGTAGAAGCAGAGGTTGTTCCATTGCCAGTCATATCTACTACACAATTTACGACACGATTGTTTGTCCCATCCATAAAGTGCACTGTCCAAGCTTCAGAAGTACCCGAACTGCGGATAGTCATATTCCTAAAAGTAATAAAACTGCAATTATTAAATCGAAGAACATGTGATAATCCTGAGCCAGAAGCACCCGTAGCAAATGAAAGAATCCTCGTTGCTGCATTTCCACTTCCTCCATCAAAGGTAATCGTATTGGTGGAGCTAACTCCCATAATGGTTGAGGGTATCGTTACTTGCTCATTATAGGTAGCTGCTGCCACTTGGAAAGTCACAGGACCAGTAACTAAGCCACAATTCAAGAATGCAATCGCATTGGCAAAAGATGTAAAATTGGTAGCCCCCGATCCAGATGGGTCTATGGTATATATCCCAGCAATATTTGCTCCAATATTTCTTGTAGTGGTATCATTTGCAGGGAAAGTTTCTCCTGATAGTGTAGTATAACTTCTGAGAAGATTGCAACCTGCAAAAGTCGCTGTAGCTGTAAATGTATAGCTCACGGAATCATTTCCATTCAGAGTAGGCGTATATGTCTCAGTTACTACGGTTCCACCATTTAATACATAATTCAAAGGGATATTTGATACGGCGTCAGTGCCATAATTTCTTATTCTCACTGTGATAGAATGCGTAGACCCTGCGGTGACCGAAGTAGGAGAAATTATTGCAGATACTCCGACATTGCTCGCAGTTTTATCATAAGCACCCATATCAGGGGTAGTGGTACCCAATGGTGGGTTTCTGGGATTATTGTCCATATCAAAAGGTAAAGTAGATATACTCACCGTACTATTAAACGTTGCTGCAGATACTGCTGCACCTAATCTTAAATTATCTGTTGCAGGGAATTGAGGATTGGTCGTAATACTGCCTGCTCCGCCACCCGATGGGAATGCTGTAGTAACGGCTCCAGTCGTAAATGTTCCCGATGTCGTTTGAATTATATTGGTGCTGACTGCATTAAAGTAACAATTATTAGTTAATGATGAAACACCTGAAGCATTAAACTGAACAGGAATCGAGGTTGTCGCAGCAGAAGCATTTGTTATCGCAAAAATATTATTTCTCACAAAAACACTACTTTGTGAATGAATATACATAGCTCGAGACGCTCCTGTAGCCGCATTATTCAAATTGATGGTATTGTGATAGTATTCATTATTAGTAGAATAACCTGAATAGATACCATACGTAACACCTACCCCTTGGAATTGGCCAATGACATTATTGTTTACTTGTTGGTTGATGCCTGCATTGCTATAGAAATTATTCATATAAATTCCATATTGTCTAGCATTGAATATTTGATTATAGTTATAGGTAGAAAAATCTACCGTTTGTGTATAATTACTAGGGATATAAATACCCGAAGAGTTAGCAGGGGCACTATTAATTCTCATACTTATTCGATTGTTATTGCACTTATGAGTCATTTGATTGCTGTAAATCCCATATAGGTAAGCACTGTCTATGATGTTAGCCCTAGTGTATGCATAGTTAGTATTGACTAAATTTCCGTTCACAAAAATTCCATAATAACCGCTCTTTATATTATTGCTATCTATATATACATTATGAATAGCTGAAGATACGGTATTCATAACAGTTCTACTACCATTTAAAACTACAGCAGCTAGATTAGAACCCGTAGCCGTAGCTCCGGCACCTGCTACCTCTATATTACAATTAGAAACAATACAATTTTTAGCATCGACTATGCTCACCGGCCATCCATTGGTGCCATCTGTGCTTCTTATCGTGAGATTTCTTACATTGATAAACTGAGAACCATTCAACCTAAAGGTATGCGGATTCGCTGCTGATCCGGCAAAGGTCAAAATTCTAGTAGAGGCATTGCCCGCTCCTCCATCAAACGTAATCGTATTGGTGGCAGAAGCTCCTAGAATCTCGCCAATAGAGTTTTGCTCTGTATATGTGCCACTCAATACATTAAACGTAACTGGACCACTCACACCAGCACAACTCAACTGTGTAATAGCCTGCGCAAAGGTCGTAAAATCTCCGCTGGAACCTATAGTATAAACACCAGACATAGATACACACATCGATGAGTTAATCGTATCGTTATTGAAATAAGTATCTGTGACTCCGTTTGGATTGGAAGTAAACACGGAGATATTCGTAGCACCTGTTACAGTAAAAGGTGTACTAAATGTAAAATTCATCGTATCACATGGAGCCAAACTCAAGCCAGTCAAAGTTTGCGAAGTCAATGCTCCACCATTCACTCGATAGGAAACCGTCACTGTGGAAACCGTATTC
Proteins encoded in this region:
- a CDS encoding 4a-hydroxytetrahydrobiopterin dehydratase, with the translated sequence MWVEENNFLKRTFEFADFKQAFGFMTRVAFLAEEMNHHPNWSNVYNKVMIELTTHDAGNTITEKDRKLAAAIDKI
- a CDS encoding META domain-containing protein — its product is MKKIFVFLAICLFHLGAQSQISYYLSNKFWRLKHAVINGREYPLAGNSNAPTLQFSGGSIRGNGGCNAYHTKFTINGNSLQIDKIMSTRMACNSLELDESEYFNAMAQSHTLEYEEGSSEFRLINTSNDMLIFYSQFERNPSSYTPPPSARRERVVHYDDDDRPALNKKQTRRKADLEKKQKRGKLTKAERRELIKLQSKAKLGKVKGRKGKSIKGKKGRKGRGEARKSKKGSKKTKAKASKKKRRK
- a CDS encoding glutamine--tRNA ligase/YqeY domain fusion protein, producing the protein MSESTTESLNFIEEIIAADLKAGKYSQIITRFPPEPNGYLHLGHASSICLNFGLTKTFPGYTNLRFDDTNPSTEETEYVDSIKEDIKWLGFEWKHELYASDYFDTLYEYAVKLIRNNLAYVDDSTSEEIAAMKGTPTQVGNDSPYRNRTVEENLDLFQRMKSGEFADGSRTLRAKIDMKHSNMLMRDPILYRIKKAHHHRTGDKWCIYPMYDFAHGQSDSIEKITHSICTMEFIPHRELYDWLIEKLEIYPSHQYEFARRNVNYTITSKRKLLQLVTDKHVESWDDPRMPTISGMRRRGYPPVAIRNFCERIGIGKRENLVDIGLLEFFVREELNKSAQRVMAVLDPIQLTILNYSGDQIEMVSIENNPEDEHAGMREVPFSNKLWIEREDFKEVMEKKWFRLAPGAMVRLKGAYIVKCIDYKKNEQGNITEIICEYIPESKSGNDTSGINVKGTIHWVSKAHAATAEVRLYDRLFKVENPAAEEGDFLDYLNPDSLQIISKAYIEPSLANAHLKQNFQFIRKGYFVVDKNSNADKLIFNRTVTLKDNWAKVQGK